One genomic window of Thermotoga sp. includes the following:
- a CDS encoding radical SAM protein has protein sequence KNTNKVLKTLEDPSSTELSKAEVEKLKRGMFLLDDNFDELEFLKFRFNTYRYSDRFLRYTIVLTHSCNFDCVYCYQKALHISSRSPISKEVQRNLLLDVKRKLEYQKPNLLSVTFYGGEPLLLEETVVNLSSELKKLCEKYGVKYDSFIVTNGYLLTEKMVDDLQKAGIKALDITLDGTEAYHDRYRRARNGAPTFNTIFENISHAVRRGLFVQVRVNVSRENAEDVKKLIDRIAEKKLRVEFNFQPIEIAEGNPTDFQDTPLNTEEFAEIETELWWYIREKIPEYPFEYFKKPRFARCDAMCKNSLVIDVDGKVYKCWGELGMETCSGFLKETGVEFTGSYLKWLTYDPLEDEECRNCLVLPFCMGGCAFNRVVYKTLKFSKVKKPHTCIPLRFNLDEFIKIVADYKRRGTVHGISQRSSGG, from the coding sequence GGAAAAACACCAATAAGGTACTGAAGACCCTGGAAGATCCTTCCTCAACAGAGCTTTCGAAAGCGGAAGTTGAGAAGTTGAAACGGGGAATGTTTTTGCTTGATGACAACTTCGATGAACTGGAGTTTCTGAAATTCCGCTTCAACACGTATCGCTACAGTGATAGATTTTTGAGATACACAATTGTTCTAACCCATTCCTGCAACTTCGACTGCGTTTACTGCTATCAGAAGGCACTTCATATCTCCTCGAGATCCCCCATCTCAAAGGAAGTACAGAGAAACCTCCTCCTAGATGTGAAAAGAAAATTAGAGTATCAAAAGCCAAACCTGTTGAGCGTTACTTTCTACGGGGGAGAACCTTTGCTTCTGGAAGAAACAGTAGTGAATCTGAGCAGTGAGCTCAAAAAGCTTTGTGAAAAATATGGGGTGAAGTACGATTCTTTCATCGTAACGAACGGTTACCTCCTGACAGAAAAGATGGTAGATGATCTTCAAAAAGCGGGGATAAAGGCGCTGGACATAACACTGGACGGTACAGAAGCGTACCACGATCGGTACAGAAGAGCCAGAAACGGTGCTCCAACTTTCAACACCATTTTCGAAAACATCTCCCATGCTGTCAGAAGAGGCCTATTTGTTCAGGTCAGAGTGAATGTGTCCAGAGAGAACGCTGAAGATGTGAAGAAACTCATCGATAGAATCGCCGAGAAAAAGTTAAGAGTGGAGTTCAACTTCCAGCCCATAGAGATCGCTGAAGGAAATCCCACGGATTTCCAGGACACACCCCTGAACACAGAGGAGTTTGCAGAGATAGAGACTGAACTGTGGTGGTACATCAGAGAGAAAATTCCAGAGTACCCCTTTGAGTACTTCAAGAAACCACGTTTTGCAAGATGTGATGCCATGTGTAAAAACAGCCTTGTGATCGATGTGGATGGAAAAGTGTACAAATGCTGGGGTGAACTGGGAATGGAGACCTGTTCAGGTTTCCTAAAAGAAACCGGTGTCGAATTTACCGGATCGTATCTGAAGTGGTTGACGTATGACCCACTTGAAGATGAAGAATGCAGAAACTGCCTCGTTCTTCCTTTCTGTATGGGAGGATGTGCCTTCAACAGGGTGGTTTACAAAACCCTGAAATTTTCAAAAGTAAAAAAGCCTCACACATGTATCCCGTTGAGGTTCAATTTAGATGAATTTATAAAGATAGTTGCAGATTACAAAAGGAGGGGTACCGTTCATGGAATTTCTCAACGATCCAGTGGTGGATGA
- a CDS encoding ABC transporter permease, translated as MKLLIKTLYFIRKDILIWFSYRTQLVLGLLSGFVGIVQFGLIGKFIAQGNYFPLIERYGGDILAYFITGSVFMSYTNLALMTFKGVIQREQNMGTLEYILLSKTPLSQLFFFSFASSFLFTTMNITLIFLGLVYLFSVHITPNFLEALVVLFTVMLPLMGIGLLSASIVLITKKGDPVGWLYTTLSGLFSGIYFPVEILPDWIRPVSYLIPSTYGIDLLRRILMRGEHLSSVVKGLILLAATGLVLIPSGVIAFKKSFKQARSRGSLSWY; from the coding sequence TTGAAACTCCTGATCAAAACCCTGTACTTCATAAGGAAAGATATCCTCATATGGTTCTCTTACAGAACGCAGCTTGTTCTTGGACTCTTATCCGGTTTTGTGGGAATTGTTCAGTTCGGCCTCATTGGAAAATTCATAGCGCAGGGGAACTACTTTCCCCTGATAGAACGTTACGGCGGCGATATCTTAGCGTACTTCATTACAGGTTCTGTTTTTATGTCGTACACAAATCTTGCTCTTATGACCTTCAAAGGTGTTATACAGAGAGAGCAGAACATGGGAACGCTTGAGTACATTCTTCTTTCAAAAACTCCCCTCTCGCAACTTTTTTTCTTTAGTTTCGCATCTTCTTTTCTTTTCACCACAATGAACATCACACTGATATTTTTGGGGTTGGTCTATCTCTTCTCAGTTCACATCACACCCAACTTTCTTGAAGCTCTGGTTGTCCTCTTCACTGTAATGCTCCCTCTCATGGGAATCGGTCTTCTCTCAGCGTCCATCGTTCTTATCACAAAGAAAGGAGATCCTGTGGGGTGGCTGTACACCACTCTCAGCGGCCTGTTCTCTGGAATTTACTTTCCCGTGGAAATTCTGCCAGACTGGATAAGACCTGTTTCGTACCTCATTCCCAGCACGTACGGGATAGACCTTCTACGAAGAATTCTTATGAGAGGCGAACACCTTTCCAGTGTAGTAAAAGGGCTGATTCTTCTTGCAGCAACTGGATTGGTACTGATACCATCAGGAGTTATCGCCTTTAAAAAATCTTTCAAACAGGCTCGATCGAGAGGAAGTTTGAGCTGGTACTGA
- a CDS encoding ATP-binding cassette domain-containing protein, translating to MLRVIDVWKKYPPKTQALRGVNFEAEEGSITAIFGENGSGKTTLLKIIASFLIPDEGKVFIDEVDIVEKPSFAVERISISTGYERSFYYRLSVEENLKFFGMLNNLLGKTLRRETEKVMKELGLLEYRKKRYMELSTGYKKRVDVARALMKRANIYIFDEPCSGVDLRTRLKIHEIMKRLKENGKIVIFASHDLEDLKIADRVIILKKGEKVLEFSPKKEDLAAALKGILEIQAFPGN from the coding sequence GTGCTAAGAGTGATCGACGTCTGGAAGAAATACCCCCCGAAAACGCAAGCTTTAAGGGGAGTAAACTTTGAGGCAGAAGAGGGAAGTATCACAGCGATTTTCGGCGAAAACGGCTCTGGAAAGACGACTCTTTTGAAAATTATCGCCTCCTTTCTCATCCCTGATGAAGGAAAGGTTTTTATAGATGAAGTGGACATCGTGGAAAAACCTTCTTTCGCAGTGGAAAGGATCAGTATATCGACTGGGTATGAGAGGAGTTTCTACTACAGATTGAGTGTGGAAGAGAACCTGAAATTCTTTGGTATGCTGAACAATCTCCTTGGAAAAACCTTGAGGAGGGAAACAGAGAAAGTGATGAAAGAACTGGGTCTTCTGGAGTACAGGAAAAAGAGGTACATGGAACTTTCCACTGGATACAAAAAAAGAGTTGATGTAGCAAGAGCTCTGATGAAAAGGGCAAACATATACATCTTCGATGAGCCGTGCAGTGGGGTTGATCTCAGAACAAGATTGAAAATACACGAAATCATGAAAAGGCTTAAAGAGAATGGTAAAATTGTCATCTTCGCAAGCCACGATTTGGAGGATCTGAAGATTGCAGACAGGGTGATCATTTTGAAAAAAGGCGAAAAAGTTCTCGAATTTTCTCCGAAAAAGGAAGATTTAGCGGCAGCGTTGAAAGGTATTTTAGAGATACAGGCATTTCCGGGGAATTGA